A window of the Mucilaginibacter sp. cycad4 genome harbors these coding sequences:
- a CDS encoding TlpA disulfide reductase family protein produces MKNIILYVILSFLFSNTANAQMQSIKIDGIFNSLKKNDTVSIKINKHPELPPSPHLYEVFNVALVNNKLQFSFTTKAAISLIEIFPKSASLPGLGIYLEKGKSLGFVENNGKYNFYGKNANQYSKEQNLRELSQSFTHILKKRLNTGNLDKYLTAVDSSIIKSLDFLSKNKSVFSKDLYDLWESNIVYGVQGQKNAILLKKASTLPPDSIVAFRKIYEKHEIRVELFPKVQSDSPEMQFRSTAFPFYVYNKYSIDSCFFTQKPFSESKYLDYINQKYSGKLAVRLSLYLLVYQESKSKDNLESYIKRLISVTKDPFYRSFLINLKRVYYDANVISYVLTDQNGKKVNLNSYLGKVIVFDFWYTGCGNCARMAPILARIEENYKNNKDVVFLSIAIDKLKKRWLESVASHRYSSPLSTNFYTSGKGSADPMIQELNIQSFPTMFIIDKRGHLTPNFNDLRVDNGEDFINKLTRVLKD; encoded by the coding sequence CGATACCGTTTCTATAAAAATCAACAAACACCCTGAACTACCACCATCTCCTCATTTGTATGAAGTTTTTAATGTAGCTCTGGTAAATAATAAATTACAATTCAGTTTTACCACCAAAGCGGCGATATCACTTATCGAAATTTTTCCGAAGAGTGCCAGTTTGCCTGGTTTAGGCATTTACCTGGAGAAGGGAAAGTCCTTGGGTTTTGTAGAAAACAATGGTAAATACAATTTTTATGGTAAGAATGCAAATCAATATAGCAAGGAACAAAACCTGCGAGAACTTAGTCAAAGCTTCACTCATATTCTTAAAAAACGCTTGAATACCGGCAATTTGGATAAATACCTGACTGCAGTAGATTCAAGCATTATAAAATCTTTAGACTTTCTGTCAAAAAATAAATCTGTGTTTAGTAAAGACCTTTATGACTTATGGGAATCCAACATAGTTTATGGCGTTCAAGGTCAAAAAAATGCGATTCTTTTAAAAAAAGCCAGTACTCTTCCCCCTGATTCAATAGTTGCTTTTAGAAAAATATACGAAAAACATGAAATCAGGGTAGAGCTTTTTCCGAAGGTCCAATCTGATAGCCCCGAAATGCAATTCAGATCAACTGCATTTCCCTTTTATGTTTATAATAAGTATTCAATAGATTCTTGTTTTTTTACGCAAAAGCCATTTAGTGAATCAAAATATCTCGATTATATTAACCAGAAATATTCCGGGAAGTTGGCAGTTCGGCTTTCTTTATATCTCCTTGTTTATCAGGAAAGCAAGTCCAAAGATAATCTTGAGTCATATATCAAGCGATTAATCTCGGTAACTAAAGACCCGTTCTATCGAAGCTTTTTAATTAATCTGAAGCGTGTGTACTACGATGCGAATGTCATTAGCTATGTACTCACTGATCAAAATGGTAAAAAAGTGAATCTGAACAGTTATTTGGGAAAAGTTATCGTATTCGACTTTTGGTATACTGGCTGCGGCAACTGTGCACGAATGGCTCCGATTCTTGCCAGAATTGAAGAAAATTATAAAAACAATAAAGATGTGGTGTTTCTTTCGATCGCCATTGATAAACTCAAAAAACGATGGCTGGAATCGGTCGCTTCCCATCGATACAGTTCACCGCTAAGTACAAATTTTTATACTTCTGGCAAAGGAAGTGCCGATCCAATGATTCAGGAATTAAATATTCAATCTTTTCCGACCATGTTTATTATAGACAAACGAGGGCATCTTACACCGAATTTCAATGATTTGCGTGTGGACAACGGAGAGGATTTTATAAATAAACTTACGCGAGTCTTGAAAGATTAA
- a CDS encoding DUF6520 family protein, producing the protein MKKIKMGLMALTAVSSIGSAFAFSPAAKPNALTYYAVSTENPAQPNSFFWTTTQPASKDCTAGSVGICTIVTNTAPTNNVVPSNHASESDKGLYR; encoded by the coding sequence ATGAAAAAGATCAAGATGGGCCTTATGGCCTTAACTGCAGTGAGCAGTATCGGCAGCGCATTTGCATTTAGCCCGGCCGCGAAGCCTAACGCATTAACTTATTATGCAGTTAGCACAGAAAATCCCGCTCAGCCAAACTCATTCTTTTGGACCACCACACAACCAGCCAGTAAGGATTGTACTGCCGGTTCTGTAGGGATTTGTACAATCGTTACAAACACCGCTCCAACCAATAACGTTGTGCCCTCAAATCATGCTTCAGAGTCTGATAAAGGGTTGTATCGTTAA
- a CDS encoding MauE/DoxX family redox-associated membrane protein encodes MKKQFIIDAAVLLLLTMFLYASFSKLFDFAGFQRAMHKQPFPAWISSLLVYFVPAVEIGICVLLLRERTRKTGLWAAALLMLLFTAYIAAILLGFFKKIPCSCGGIINRLGWGQHLIFNIAFLLFATAGLFLQYKTKEGINNRKPF; translated from the coding sequence ATGAAAAAGCAATTTATTATAGATGCAGCCGTGCTGTTGTTATTGACCATGTTTTTATACGCGAGTTTCAGTAAACTTTTCGATTTTGCAGGTTTCCAAAGGGCTATGCATAAACAGCCTTTCCCTGCCTGGATTTCATCCTTATTGGTCTATTTCGTTCCAGCTGTCGAAATTGGTATATGTGTTCTCTTGCTTAGGGAAAGAACCCGAAAAACCGGTTTATGGGCTGCGGCTTTACTTATGCTTTTATTTACGGCCTATATCGCTGCTATCTTGTTGGGGTTCTTTAAAAAAATACCCTGTTCCTGCGGAGGCATAATCAACCGTTTGGGTTGGGGACAGCACCTTATATTCAATATCGCATTTTTGTTATTTGCAACAGCAGGTTTATTTCTACAATACAAGACTAAAGAAGGCATCAATAACCGAAAGCCTTTTTAA